One segment of Anatilimnocola aggregata DNA contains the following:
- a CDS encoding NPCBM/NEW2 domain-containing protein, with protein MVSRDFPTRPSAPAITLPSLLLFFVTSVAAQQPVAGPQITLLDGKTYSAADLKVTAAGLTAPALPAGLTLDDVRLITSTSATPLPPVEKPEILVELAGGGSIAAKQVTIADDQCIIAWSLGEPLKVAIDAVRAIRFQPTVVNDEFGKSLAAPAADLDRVFVTLEGKIDSVTGLVNKLTETELAVELDGQVRNLPRERVFGVVVALAAPESRLPRCTFQLRDGSIVGGDLVSLEAGKAEVQIAGTNKIEIPWEAVQRVTVRSARIAYLSDLKPTAVKQLAFVTLARPWQRDRSVTGRTLTLGSQTFEKGIGVQAQNELTFDLPDDYEVLAATIGIDADAGGKGDCIFEVHVDGQRLFSERVRGSDPPRDIQVPVARGKQLTLSVLPGADLDLADHADWAEVRLMRNKK; from the coding sequence ATGGTGTCTCGCGATTTTCCAACTCGACCGTCAGCTCCGGCAATCACTCTGCCGTCGCTGTTGCTATTCTTCGTCACCTCCGTTGCCGCCCAGCAGCCCGTAGCGGGACCACAAATCACGCTGCTCGACGGCAAGACCTATTCTGCCGCAGACTTGAAGGTGACGGCCGCCGGTCTCACCGCTCCAGCGCTCCCGGCTGGCCTCACGCTTGATGATGTGCGGCTGATTACATCTACCTCAGCAACTCCGCTTCCTCCGGTGGAGAAGCCCGAGATCTTGGTGGAACTTGCCGGCGGCGGCAGTATCGCTGCGAAGCAAGTGACGATTGCTGACGACCAGTGCATCATCGCGTGGTCACTGGGCGAGCCGCTCAAGGTGGCCATTGATGCCGTCCGCGCGATTCGCTTTCAGCCGACGGTCGTGAATGACGAGTTCGGCAAATCGCTAGCTGCGCCAGCTGCCGACTTGGATCGCGTGTTCGTCACACTGGAGGGAAAGATCGACAGCGTTACCGGGTTGGTGAATAAATTGACAGAAACGGAACTGGCGGTTGAGCTTGATGGCCAGGTTCGCAACCTGCCGCGCGAACGAGTCTTTGGCGTCGTCGTCGCGCTCGCTGCTCCCGAATCGCGGTTGCCACGTTGCACATTTCAATTGCGTGATGGTTCCATCGTCGGTGGCGATTTAGTGTCGTTAGAGGCCGGTAAAGCCGAAGTGCAAATCGCGGGTACGAATAAAATCGAGATCCCCTGGGAAGCAGTGCAACGCGTCACGGTTCGCTCAGCGCGAATTGCTTATCTTTCGGATCTCAAACCTACGGCAGTTAAGCAACTGGCTTTTGTCACGCTGGCCCGCCCCTGGCAAAGGGATCGCAGTGTGACGGGTCGCACCCTGACGCTGGGGAGCCAGACGTTTGAAAAAGGGATTGGCGTGCAGGCTCAAAACGAACTGACCTTCGACCTGCCGGACGATTACGAAGTGCTGGCTGCGACGATCGGCATCGATGCCGACGCCGGCGGCAAAGGGGACTGCATCTTTGAAGTCCATGTCGACGGCCAGCGCCTGTTCTCCGAACGAGTGCGCGGCAGCGATCCGCCGCGCGATATTCAGGTTCCCGTTGCCCGCGGCAAGCAACTGACGCTCTCCGTTCTGCCGGGTGCCGATCTCGATTTGGCCGATCATGCCGATTGGGCCGAAGTCCGCTTGATGCGAAACAAAAAATGA
- a CDS encoding aspartate carbamoyltransferase catalytic subunit, producing the protein MTAAGAEFETLPAVWTRRHLLDLESLSPAELTCVLDAADRFKAATDDCRRKISVLTGRTLANLFFENSTRTRNSFSLAARRLGADTVEFSSSGSSTAKGETVIDTAKNIEAMNVDAVVIRHRTPGSPYLLAKNLDCAIINAGDGPHEHPTQGLLDILTIRQRRGSLQGLTVALVGDIAHSRTARSNIWGLQKLGAHVILCGPPTLVSRRWEEFGVEVAYRLDDIVERCDVLNLLRIQFERQYTRPFPSVREYALLYAMNSERMRRAKSDILIMAPGPINRGVEITPDVADGPQSVILEQVTNGIAVRMAVLWLTMNTAQTNS; encoded by the coding sequence ATGACCGCCGCCGGGGCCGAATTTGAAACGCTGCCCGCTGTTTGGACCCGCCGTCATTTGCTCGATTTGGAAAGCCTCTCACCCGCTGAATTAACCTGCGTGCTGGACGCCGCCGATCGCTTCAAAGCTGCGACCGACGACTGCCGCCGCAAAATCAGCGTTCTCACCGGCCGCACGCTGGCCAACCTGTTCTTCGAAAACTCGACGCGCACGCGCAACAGCTTTTCCTTGGCGGCCCGCCGCTTGGGGGCCGACACCGTTGAGTTCTCGTCGTCCGGCAGCAGCACCGCCAAGGGCGAAACAGTCATCGACACGGCCAAGAATATTGAGGCCATGAATGTCGATGCCGTGGTGATTCGCCACCGCACACCTGGTTCCCCTTACTTGCTGGCGAAGAATCTCGATTGCGCGATCATCAACGCCGGCGATGGTCCGCACGAGCACCCGACCCAAGGCTTGCTCGATATTCTCACCATTCGGCAGCGCCGCGGCAGTTTGCAGGGACTTACCGTCGCGCTCGTCGGCGATATCGCTCACAGTCGTACCGCTCGGTCGAACATCTGGGGATTGCAGAAGCTCGGGGCGCACGTGATCCTCTGCGGACCACCGACGCTCGTCTCGCGCCGCTGGGAAGAATTCGGGGTGGAAGTCGCCTATCGACTGGATGACATCGTCGAGCGGTGCGACGTCCTCAACCTGCTGCGAATTCAATTCGAACGGCAATACACGCGGCCATTTCCTTCGGTTCGCGAGTACGCCCTGCTCTATGCCATGAACAGCGAGCGGATGCGGCGAGCGAAGTCGGACATTCTGATCATGGCCCCCGGCCCCATTAACCGCGGCGTTGAAATCACGCCCGACGTGGCCGATGGCCCGCAAAGCGTGATCCTCGAGCAAGTCACCAATGGCATCGCCGTCCGCATGGCTGTCCTCTGGCTCACCATGAACACCGCACAAACGAACTCCTGA
- a CDS encoding tetratricopeptide repeat protein: MVRQTGFWFASLALVLALSWTTTLAAADSTDQALDKFVSELAARKELPAEAREQIAELVKSLRADPEGKSVAVTEALRAISPEYQQALTDLGDENLASALPALAKLTKSTDPWLAADAAYFLARGYLIGERFESAMPLLEDLRGKLADRSTHQGESLFLQGVAQIQLLKHKEAMASLTTFLKDYPASPERMRVAAFRQIEQLKLVEEGTLSDVQLRMEYSRRKLGLEDTGKETRDQQDRIVDMLAKLIKAAEEKESQGKGKGEGQKKPGEQQGEGSEGESQGQGQGQGQGGTQGGGSKGTDSEAVKRLHRGGPQSPWSQLRDKDRDPVYSAIKEKFPGRYQQLIEQYYKSFQDQSEGG, encoded by the coding sequence ATGGTTCGGCAAACTGGCTTCTGGTTCGCGAGTCTTGCACTCGTGCTGGCGTTATCGTGGACGACCACGCTTGCGGCGGCGGATTCTACCGATCAAGCGCTCGATAAGTTCGTCAGCGAATTGGCCGCTCGCAAAGAGCTGCCCGCTGAAGCCCGCGAGCAGATTGCTGAGTTGGTCAAGTCGCTGCGGGCCGATCCCGAAGGAAAGTCGGTCGCAGTCACGGAGGCCTTGCGAGCGATCAGTCCCGAATATCAACAAGCACTGACCGACCTGGGTGACGAAAACCTCGCCTCCGCCTTGCCAGCACTGGCCAAGTTGACGAAATCGACCGACCCTTGGCTGGCTGCGGACGCCGCTTACTTTCTCGCTCGCGGTTACTTGATCGGCGAGCGGTTTGAGTCGGCCATGCCACTCCTCGAAGACCTGCGCGGCAAGTTGGCAGATCGCTCGACGCATCAGGGCGAAAGCCTGTTCCTGCAAGGGGTCGCCCAGATCCAACTTCTCAAGCACAAAGAGGCCATGGCCTCTCTAACCACGTTTTTGAAGGACTACCCCGCTTCGCCCGAAAGGATGCGGGTCGCAGCCTTTCGCCAGATTGAACAACTCAAATTGGTCGAAGAAGGAACGCTGTCCGATGTGCAATTGCGAATGGAATACAGCCGCCGCAAACTGGGCTTGGAAGACACCGGCAAAGAAACTCGGGATCAACAGGACCGGATCGTCGACATGCTCGCCAAGTTGATTAAGGCCGCCGAAGAAAAAGAGTCGCAAGGCAAAGGAAAAGGCGAAGGGCAGAAAAAGCCCGGCGAGCAACAGGGCGAAGGAAGCGAAGGAGAGAGTCAGGGACAAGGGCAAGGTCAGGGCCAAGGTGGAACACAAGGTGGCGGCAGCAAGGGAACCGATTCCGAGGCCGTCAAGCGACTCCATCGCGGCGGCCCACAAAGCCCCTGGAGCCAATTGCGCGACAAAGATCGTGATCCCGTTTATAGTGCCATCAAGGAAAAGTTCCCCGGTCGCTATCAACAGCTGATCGAACAGTATTACAAGAGCTTCCAAGACCAATCGGAAGGTGGCTAG